The sequence AGGCCGCCTCCCGGAAAAGGAAATCGTTCAACTGCTGGTGCATCCTTACGATGTCGTCACGCTCATTGCCCACTCCGAGGTCGTCGAGCACGCGCCGGAGCAGTTGGCGGGGAGTGGATTGAGTTTGAAAAATGAACGCCGTCCGGGCTTTTCCGCGAAGGTGTTCCAGCAGATAGTAAAGCAAAGTCGTTTTCCCCATCCCGACAGGAGCAATCATCGCCATAAAGCCGCGTTCCGCCTGGATACCGTAAAGGAGAGACGCCAGCGCCTCGCGGTGAGTTGGGCTCAGATAGAGGCATCGCGGATCGGGCGTAGCCCCAAAGGGATGACGACGCAGGTTGTAGTAATTAAGAAACATGTAGTTCAAATCCGTTGTGGCTCTTGCCGTTTGTTTTGCCGTTGGCCTTGGATTTACCGTTCGCCTTGGCATCCTCTCTCCTGGGAAGTGTAAGAAGCACGGGGACATTGAGATAGGATTCCACTTCCTGGGGCGTCCGGAGGGTGGGATCAATATAATCGGCGGCGAACGCCAGTCCCAAAGCTGCCAGAAGGGCGATCAGCCCGCTGACCAGAATGTACCAGAGGCTGGAATGGACAGGCAGGACTGGCACCATCGGCGCCTCCGCAATCCTTACGTTGAGGATGTTTCGCTGATCGAGGGCTTCAGATATGCTCGATTCCTGCTGTTTGCGAAGGTAGAGCATGTAGTTGTCTTCAGCCGTCTTGACGTTGCGTGCCAGGTCCTGCTGCACGACTCCCTGCTTCTGGAGCCATTGGGCCCTGGCTTCGTAGGTGCGGACCATCTGCCCCAGGGCCGTTTCGCGGGCTTGCCAGCCCGCCAGGTCCGCCTGCGATTTGATCAGGTCTTCCCGCACCTGTTCGAAGGCAGGGTCCCGGTCGCTCGTAACCTCCTGCCATTGCGATCTCTCCGCTTCCACGATGGCGGCTTTCGTCTGGGCAATCTGTTGTTCCACATCTTCCACCGGGCGGTAAGTGGGCTCATATTTTCCCAGCAGTTCAGTCCTCTTCAACTCCAGGTCCAGCAACGTTTCCTTCAATTTTTCGATCAACAGGGCCTTGTCGGAGCTCTTGATCTGTGTTGTCATGCGCGGAGCAATCTTTGCCATCTGGGCGTCGAGGGCGCGGACTCGCTCATGCGCCTGCGCAATCTGCGCCACGGTTTCTCCCTGCATCGCGTTGAAGGAGTCCAGTTGGCGCAGCGCAGCATCGGTTTCCACGGCGGCCGAAACGACACCCTCATCCTGCGTGAAGCGAACCAGCCTGGCTTCGGCTTCAGTAAGGTTCTTTCGATATTCGGCAGTCTGGGTCTGGAAGAATTCCACGGTTCCCTTGGGCCGGTGGAGCTCTGCGTGAGACCTCAAGTACAGCTCTCCCAAAGAGTGGAGAACTCGCGCTGCCGACTGGGGGTCGGAGGAACGATATTTGACGGAGATGACATCGGCCATTTTGACCACCTGAATGTCCAAATCGCTTTCCAGCCTGCGGACGGCCTGCGCAGTCCTTGCCGCTTTTTGCTCCTCCGGGGAACCCATGTGCAGTCCCAGGAAACGGCCGGGCCGGGAGTCAAGCCCGCAGGAAACAACGACCTGTTGGAGCAGGCTTGGACTCTCGAGGAGGGCAAGTTCTGAGTTCATTTCCTGCTCGGTAACCTGGGTTCGCATTTCCGGTGTGGCGTTTTCCTGCGCTGTCACCACAGGGTTGGCCCTTTTGCCATTCTCGACCAGAATCATCATTTGGGACTGGTAGCGGCCTGACCGGTAAAGACAGAACATCGCGCCCACCAGAATGACGATGAAAGAAGAGATCGCAACTTTTCGATGCCGGAACACAATGGCGGCAATGTCGCGCGCAGTCACCAGGGAAGTTGTCTTGCTGCCGTTGGGCGGCGTGTGCTGAGAATTCATACTAGACCTCCACAAATCCAATCCGGTTGGCTATGGCACTGGATTGAAATATAACGACATCGACGATGTCGGCAGAAACCTTTCAATCTTGGAAATTGCGTTCTGGGGGACGAACAGCATATCGCCTGGCCGGAGATAGCTGTCTTCCTGGAAAGCGCCCCTGCTGAGTATTTTCTTGAGATCCACTTTTTTGACTTCCACGAACCCAGGGGTCGATCTCCGGAATAGAAGCACTTCTGAACTCTTGGATTTTGGCGTGAGGCCGCCGGCGATGGCGATGGCTTCGGAAACGGTCGTGTCTTCCCTCAAGTCGTACTTGCCCGGATGGCCGACCTGGCCGCCCGCAACAAAATACGGTTTTTGAAAATCCCTGATCTGCACATTGATGACCGGTTCATGAAGGATTTTCGCGTATGCGTCAGTCAGAGATTGCGTCAATTGCGGGACAGTGCTGCCCTTGGCAAAAAGTCCGCCGACGCTGCGCAATGTGATGTACCCATCGGGCGCAATCGTCAGCGTCTGGTTGAATTCCGGGCTGAGGGGAAAGTCCAGATCTAAAATATCGCCGGGCTGAAGCAGGTATCGCGGCGTGCGCTCTGCAAACTGCCGGGGTTCGTTGGCCGGATTCGGGCTATCGACGCTACTGGCATCAGGTTGGGTGGAAACAGACGCAGGTTGGGGGTCGTGGTTACTCTCCGCCCCCTTCACCAACCAGGGCCCGGCAACAATTCCTAAACTCATAACTATTCCAATGGCAAGTTTGAATCGGTGCATCCTCTGCTCCTTTTTGTTCGTCCGGCAAACTCAGCGCGCTGTGTGTTTCTCCACCCGGCTCCCTCTGTTCCTTTACTTCCGCCGGCCCCTCTTTCCCGGGCCCTTGACAGGATTCCTCGACAGCTGCCTCGAGCGATCAAGAACTCGCAGCCTCACACCGGAAAGGACT comes from Acidobacteriota bacterium and encodes:
- a CDS encoding polysaccharide export protein, which translates into the protein MHRFKLAIGIVMSLGIVAGPWLVKGAESNHDPQPASVSTQPDASSVDSPNPANEPRQFAERTPRYLLQPGDILDLDFPLSPEFNQTLTIAPDGYITLRSVGGLFAKGSTVPQLTQSLTDAYAKILHEPVINVQIRDFQKPYFVAGGQVGHPGKYDLREDTTVSEAIAIAGGLTPKSKSSEVLLFRRSTPGFVEVKKVDLKKILSRGAFQEDSYLRPGDMLFVPQNAISKIERFLPTSSMSLYFNPVP